A window of Metopolophium dirhodum isolate CAU chromosome 6, ASM1992520v1, whole genome shotgun sequence genomic DNA:
CTGCTTGTATCTCTGGACCTGTCGTAGGAGTTTTTCCTATCCCTAGAATAAGACCTATCTCTATTATTGCTAATTTCTCTGCTGTTATCTctgtatttatggttattatatctATCTTTACTACTTTCTCTGAACTTATAGTCGTTGTACCTATCGGGATAAGGACTTTTTTCCCTATAATTGTTCTTGCCTTTGTAATCTGATTTGTGTGGATATGGACTTTTGTCTCTGTTGCGTGATCTATCTTCAAAATTTACTGGattgtcgtatttttttaaattgttcatttcggtacatagttgatcaattttgtttttgtaataactgtctattccttctaattttgtatttaaacgtttaatttcttggttgctgtcttttgtttcggtatttgattgcattacttgtttgttcaaaatttctgTGTATTCGCTAAGTCCTGAGCTTCttgaattaattctaaattgcataagttcatatttttttaaattttcttttaacttttttaagttactgTTGTCGTGAAGTGAAATTGCGTGTAATATAGGTTCCCTTATACCTTTTAGtatgtaaacacaaatatcttCCTCTTTCATATCCTTGTCTACTTgactacataaatattctatttccgtaacaaaactagaaattgacTCTAAGTCGTTTTGTTTCCTATTTTCTAATTTGTCTTTCAGTATTATAGAGTATCCTATTGGTTGAAATTCGTTTATGAACTCGCTTTTTAGATTTTCCCATGACCAGTTTCTTCCTTTGTTTtccaagttttgtaaaaatttgttggcagtatctttcagaaatattgataagaatttcattttttcattgtcgtcccaattgtttatttgtgcTGCTTTTTCGTACTGTCTAAGAAATGTTTTGATGTCTCCTTGTCCGGAAAAACTATCtagtttaattatcattttttccattttgtgttttggatttttttttgaacttcgTGTTTTGTAATTCGTTTAAGGTTTCTTCAATGTCGTCTAATTCTGTGatccctttataatattttgataatctagcccttagattatctacggttcctacgctttttaattgtttagatttgCATACTTCaataagttctgattttttgtgtgaataaatatctgttaatttagtaatttttgaaCCTAAGGCTATAAGCTCTTCGtcattcatatcatattaagatttaattgaattaaagaaaaattttgtaatgaaagaagttgatttttattaatatatttatacttaacaataactacttaatttttgaataatttaagaattaaaattaaaatatatttttttttttttttgaaataaactaaatacaattttgaagggcgaacgaaaattaaactaataaaaaattatttaaattattaaaaaaactaatctacaatcctaatattaatatttaagtatattacaaaacgttgctcaccttggcgtatatgtgtagacgcacggttagcaaaattgtactcacgcggcacaaacgttgtcttgtcggtaagacaaaaatcgaacgcgtatttgttagttaatcggtatacacgcacacaattGCGTTCTGGATTTCTACTGTACCCAAAActcttataactgttattttaacttgtaaagcactaaaaatttgctcccggttacactaccagaaatgtacaattaatcgcacttcacttgtacaaaaaaaaaacaaaaattatatattggtgtACTCACGAGGTACAAGCGTTACTTTTTCCGTAAGAAAAATTTATCGAACGCGTATGTGTTACTCACTCGGT
This region includes:
- the LOC132947758 gene encoding uncharacterized protein DDB_G0283697-like — encoded protein: MNNLKKYDNPVNFEDRSRNRDKSPYPHKSDYKGKNNYREKSPYPDRYNDYKFRESSKDRYNNHKYRDNSREISNNRDRSYSRDRKNSYDRSRDTSRNRYNNRNRGDDANRKQHSRDNSRERYSTPEKFNGRENIICYKCIEKGHYTNDCNFSKNE